The following coding sequences lie in one Bacteroides helcogenes P 36-108 genomic window:
- a CDS encoding DUF262 domain-containing protein: protein MDIDMVKELRILDETTIFDTNVRYVIPRYQRAYAWEDKEIEQLIDDIYDINQSENYYIGSLVVSKIKDKSETYEVVDGQQRLTTLYLLLQYLFSEQVLDGEVGQTLSFDCRANSNYTLSNIQKVLNGDVYSDDEERVEQSILNGIKVIRQKFNNNQIIDKRKFVSRLKQVILYQIEVPENTDLNRYFEIMNTRGEQLEQHDILKAQLMRHLNDRNEQEFFSRVWNACSDMTGYVQMHFAPQERLNIFGSEWNYYPADNWNEYNDSFYITEDSENDVTINEIIKHEFQVNDVDGTDDNDKHIRFDSIIDFPYFLLHSLRVFVERYNVSLKKNFGELLDDKKLIADFGKVIKHGTMDNKAIMDNKEEFSQMFIIHLLQSRFIFDQFIIKREYTGEDKDGVWSLKELHTSGQSSKKKAYYINTKLNYDKEWEKTYAPRNKECLMIQSALRVSYTSPKVMHWITDLLLWLFKNDETPELITEAEKVAVQATKENFLDKGDYKLGIKTPHIVFNFLDYLLWKDDKKKYADFEFEFRNSVEHWYPQHPSDGTFDPWDDKDTFGNLCIISRSVNSKFSNLSPESKMKSYGRMVKKGSLKLRMMGDIIQNYSNDDWVKTKCQEHESQMIELLETACIC, encoded by the coding sequence ATGGATATTGATATGGTAAAAGAATTAAGGATTTTGGATGAAACAACAATTTTCGATACAAATGTTCGATACGTTATTCCCCGCTACCAACGCGCTTATGCTTGGGAGGACAAAGAAATAGAGCAGTTAATTGACGATATTTACGACATTAACCAATCCGAAAATTACTACATAGGTTCGCTTGTTGTTTCCAAAATAAAGGATAAGTCGGAAACATATGAAGTTGTAGATGGCCAACAACGCCTCACAACACTGTACCTGCTATTACAATACTTGTTTTCTGAACAGGTATTAGATGGTGAAGTTGGGCAAACGCTCTCTTTTGATTGCCGAGCCAATTCCAACTATACGCTTTCTAACATTCAAAAAGTATTGAATGGCGATGTTTACTCCGATGATGAAGAAAGAGTTGAACAGTCGATTCTTAATGGCATAAAAGTAATACGACAAAAATTCAACAATAATCAGATTATAGACAAACGCAAATTTGTCTCTCGCTTGAAGCAGGTAATTCTCTATCAAATTGAGGTGCCGGAAAACACTGACTTGAACCGATATTTCGAGATTATGAATACTCGTGGCGAACAACTAGAACAACACGATATTCTTAAAGCCCAACTTATGAGGCATCTCAATGATAGAAATGAACAAGAATTCTTTTCGAGAGTATGGAATGCTTGTAGTGATATGACCGGTTATGTTCAAATGCACTTCGCACCACAAGAGAGGCTAAACATCTTTGGAAGTGAATGGAACTATTACCCTGCCGATAATTGGAATGAATATAATGATTCTTTTTACATTACTGAAGACTCTGAAAACGATGTAACTATAAACGAAATCATCAAACACGAATTTCAGGTGAATGATGTGGACGGCACTGACGATAACGACAAGCATATTCGCTTTGACAGCATTATAGATTTCCCATACTTTTTACTTCACTCGCTGCGAGTTTTTGTTGAGCGATATAATGTATCATTGAAAAAAAACTTTGGAGAGTTGCTTGATGACAAGAAACTCATTGCCGACTTTGGAAAAGTGATAAAGCACGGGACAATGGATAATAAAGCAATAATGGACAACAAAGAAGAATTTTCTCAAATGTTCATTATCCACCTATTACAATCCCGCTTTATTTTTGACCAGTTTATTATAAAACGAGAGTACACAGGTGAAGACAAAGATGGGGTTTGGAGTCTTAAAGAACTGCATACATCCGGACAAAGTTCTAAAAAGAAAGCATACTATATAAACACGAAATTGAACTACGATAAGGAATGGGAAAAGACCTATGCTCCTCGCAACAAGGAATGCCTGATGATTCAATCTGCTCTTCGTGTGTCATATACATCGCCAAAGGTTATGCACTGGATAACAGACCTTCTCTTGTGGTTGTTTAAAAATGACGAAACTCCGGAACTAATAACCGAAGCAGAAAAGGTAGCGGTGCAAGCAACCAAAGAAAATTTCTTGGATAAGGGTGATTATAAACTTGGCATCAAGACACCTCATATAGTGTTTAATTTCTTAGACTACTTACTCTGGAAAGATGATAAGAAGAAGTATGCAGATTTTGAGTTCGAATTCCGTAATTCTGTAGAGCATTGGTATCCACAACATCCGTCTGATGGTACTTTTGATCCTTGGGACGATAAAGATACATTCGGAAACCTATGTATCATTTCCAGAAGCGTAAATTCAAAATTCTCCAACCTTTCCCCAGAATCTAAAATGAAATCATATGGCAGGATGGTTAAAAAAGGAAGTTTGAAACTTCGCATGATGGGCGATATTATACAAAATTATTCAAATGACGATTGGGTTAAAACTAAATGCCAAGAACATGAGTCTCAAATGATTGAACTTTTGGAAACAGCATGTATATGTTAG
- a CDS encoding tyrosine-type recombinase/integrase, giving the protein MNDCKTVTLRTRPLKNRMLSFYLDYYPGHRDKETMKVIRHESLGIYVYANPRNKREQNFNEVMSEKAEAIRCRRFESVVNERYDFFNKYKLKADFLKYYRKQLHKHDQKWEFVYLHFSNFVHGKCTFKEIDIDLCNKFREYLLTAKKLRRNGPITRNSASGYWSTFRGFLKILYRTGMIKTNVNDFLEKIETEDTMKEALSVEELYKLAETPCKKPILKIASLFSCMTSLRISDILALCWEDIVDYSAGGKCVHIITQKNKAEDIIPISEEALELIGYSSEKKGLVFNGLMRSWTQIPMKEWIRSAGITKNITFHSYQRTFATLQAATGTDIRTIQSIMAHKSITTTQRYIKVVDANKREASKKITLTRKG; this is encoded by the coding sequence ATGAATGACTGTAAAACAGTAACATTAAGGACACGTCCTTTGAAGAACAGGATGCTGTCGTTCTATCTGGATTATTATCCGGGCCATCGAGACAAGGAAACGATGAAAGTAATCCGTCATGAATCGCTTGGTATTTACGTCTATGCCAATCCGAGAAACAAGCGTGAGCAGAACTTCAACGAGGTAATGAGCGAGAAGGCCGAAGCCATCCGTTGCCGAAGGTTCGAGTCGGTTGTCAATGAACGGTATGATTTCTTCAATAAGTACAAACTCAAAGCGGATTTCTTAAAGTATTACCGCAAGCAGCTCCATAAACATGACCAGAAATGGGAGTTTGTCTATCTCCATTTCAGCAACTTCGTACATGGCAAATGTACCTTTAAGGAGATTGACATCGACCTCTGCAACAAGTTTCGGGAATATCTGCTTACGGCTAAGAAACTGAGACGTAACGGCCCTATTACACGAAACTCCGCATCGGGATATTGGTCTACTTTCAGAGGATTCTTGAAAATACTCTATCGTACTGGGATGATAAAGACCAATGTCAATGACTTCTTGGAAAAGATAGAGACTGAAGACACTATGAAAGAAGCCTTATCCGTTGAAGAACTGTACAAGTTGGCTGAAACGCCGTGCAAGAAGCCCATCCTGAAAATCGCATCGCTATTTTCGTGCATGACCAGTTTGCGTATCAGCGATATTCTAGCTCTATGCTGGGAAGACATCGTAGACTATTCTGCCGGAGGGAAATGCGTACATATCATTACGCAAAAGAATAAGGCAGAAGATATCATCCCTATCAGCGAGGAAGCCTTGGAGCTAATAGGTTATAGTTCCGAGAAGAAAGGTCTGGTATTCAATGGACTGATGCGCAGCTGGACACAAATACCGATGAAAGAGTGGATTCGTTCTGCCGGAATTACCAAAAACATTACATTCCACTCGTACCAGAGAACATTCGCCACACTGCAAGCTGCGACAGGAACGGATATCCGCACCATACAGAGTATCATGGCGCACAAGAGTATCACCACGACTCAAAGGTATATCAAAGTCGTGGATGCGAACAAACGAGAAGCCAGCAAGAAAATCACTCTGACACGGAAAGGCTGA
- the mnmE gene encoding tRNA uridine-5-carboxymethylaminomethyl(34) synthesis GTPase MnmE produces MNQDTICAIATGQGGAIGCIRVSGPEAIGITSRIFIPAMAGKRLEKSKPYTLTFGCVYNDTEIVDEVLVSLFRAPHSYTGENSTEITCHGSNYILQKILQLLIKNGCRMAKPGEYTQRAFLNGKMDLSQAEAVADLIASSSAATHRLAMSQMRGGFSKELTSLRDQLLRFTSLIELELDFSDHEELEFADRAELCRLADDIERVISQLVHSFSVGNAIKNGVPVAIIGETNAGKSTLLNVLLNEEKAIVSDIHGTTRDVIEDTVNIDGITFRFIDTAGIRETNDTIESLGIERTFQKLDQAEIVLWMIDATDASSQIVQLSEQILPRCEGKQLILVLNKADLVQDTSSIATTDFPKNVKSIFISAKRRTNIDELQQILIAAANLPTVTQNDIIVTNIRHYEALTHALEAIQRVQQGLANNLSGDFVSQDIRECIFHLSDIAGEVTNDMVLQNIFQHFCIGK; encoded by the coding sequence ATGAACCAAGATACCATTTGCGCCATAGCTACTGGACAAGGAGGAGCCATAGGATGTATCCGTGTTTCCGGACCAGAAGCCATTGGCATTACTTCCCGTATCTTTATTCCTGCAATGGCCGGGAAAAGACTGGAAAAAAGCAAGCCCTATACTCTTACCTTCGGGTGTGTCTATAATGATACAGAGATTGTTGACGAAGTGCTTGTAAGTCTGTTTCGTGCCCCACACTCTTACACTGGAGAAAACAGTACGGAAATAACTTGTCATGGTTCCAATTACATCCTGCAAAAAATACTGCAACTACTCATCAAGAATGGTTGTCGCATGGCAAAGCCGGGTGAATACACACAACGTGCATTCCTCAATGGAAAAATGGATTTAAGCCAGGCAGAAGCCGTTGCCGATCTCATCGCATCTTCATCTGCCGCCACCCATCGCCTTGCCATGAGTCAGATGCGTGGCGGCTTCAGCAAAGAGCTGACTTCACTGCGTGATCAATTACTACGTTTCACCTCCCTCATTGAGCTGGAACTGGATTTCAGCGATCACGAAGAACTTGAATTTGCTGACCGTGCCGAACTGTGCCGGTTAGCAGATGATATAGAAAGAGTAATTTCACAATTAGTACATTCCTTCAGTGTGGGGAATGCCATAAAGAATGGCGTACCTGTTGCCATTATCGGTGAAACAAATGCAGGCAAATCTACTTTACTGAACGTTTTGCTGAACGAAGAAAAAGCCATCGTCAGTGATATTCACGGAACGACCCGTGACGTAATAGAAGATACCGTCAACATAGATGGCATCACTTTCCGCTTTATAGATACAGCTGGTATCAGAGAGACAAATGATACTATTGAAAGTTTGGGTATTGAGCGTACTTTCCAGAAGTTAGACCAAGCTGAAATCGTGCTTTGGATGATAGATGCTACAGATGCATCCTCTCAAATCGTACAGTTATCAGAACAGATACTCCCTCGTTGCGAAGGAAAGCAACTGATTCTTGTACTCAATAAAGCCGATTTAGTACAAGACACTTCAAGTATCGCCACAACAGACTTCCCGAAAAATGTAAAGTCCATCTTCATCTCTGCCAAGAGAAGAACAAATATCGATGAGCTGCAACAGATATTAATAGCAGCCGCCAATCTGCCTACAGTCACTCAAAACGATATCATTGTCACCAATATCCGCCACTACGAGGCTTTAACCCATGCATTAGAAGCTATCCAACGTGTTCAGCAGGGTTTGGCAAATAATCTTTCCGGTGATTTTGTATCACAGGATATTCGGGAGTGTATTTTTCATCTGAGTGATATTGCGGGAGAGGTTACGAATGATATGGTATTACAGAATATATTTCAACATTTCTGCATCGGTAAATGA
- a CDS encoding DUF262 domain-containing protein: MKLKKDRPQIWSIDKLLRKNLIIPDYQRPYKWTDKNITDLILDIQKSIEESRKYANFKYRIGTVILHRNESDEYEIVDGQQRILSLLLLKTYLTPGFQCNLSNTKFSNKITQTNLHDNYITIHEWFSSVDNEQKKNSNRALKDTLEVVVIIVNKIDEAFQLFDSQNTRGRALYPHDLLKAYHLREIHDKYEMQNAVVKWESKNPKAIRELFDLYLFPLWNWTKRRKCGNFTTADIDIYKGIEEKTGYTYARRANKAMPYFLLTEPFISGGDFFEMVDHYMLMLRNIKEEIITNQNFQDLKLILADGSDVQTIEALDKACKSSSTGFNYARNLFFCTLLCYYDRFHNFDVMAIKKLLTWAMMIRVDMQHLGFDTINRYAIGLGDNDKYSNAMPVISMITYARKHTEISGMRLNMTTDFKDANEERQNLYNQLRQLNGYGY; encoded by the coding sequence ATGAAATTGAAAAAAGACAGGCCTCAAATATGGTCTATAGATAAATTATTAAGGAAGAATCTAATCATTCCAGATTACCAACGCCCATACAAATGGACAGACAAGAACATAACCGACCTTATTCTCGATATTCAAAAAAGCATTGAAGAAAGTCGGAAGTATGCAAATTTTAAGTATCGCATAGGTACAGTAATTCTGCATAGAAACGAAAGCGATGAGTATGAAATAGTCGATGGACAGCAACGCATACTATCTTTGCTATTATTGAAAACATACCTGACACCAGGCTTTCAGTGCAATTTATCAAATACCAAATTTTCGAATAAGATTACACAAACGAATCTACACGACAACTATATAACAATACACGAATGGTTTTCTTCTGTTGACAATGAACAGAAAAAAAATTCCAATCGAGCATTAAAAGACACACTGGAAGTTGTTGTTATCATAGTGAACAAGATTGACGAGGCTTTTCAGTTGTTTGATTCACAAAACACTCGTGGTCGTGCCTTATACCCACACGACCTGCTTAAAGCATATCATCTTAGGGAAATTCACGATAAATATGAGATGCAGAATGCTGTTGTGAAATGGGAGTCTAAAAATCCTAAAGCTATCCGAGAACTATTTGACCTTTATCTGTTCCCACTGTGGAACTGGACAAAACGTCGGAAATGTGGCAATTTTACAACAGCAGATATAGACATTTATAAAGGAATTGAAGAAAAAACGGGTTATACATACGCCCGTAGAGCGAACAAAGCAATGCCCTACTTTTTACTGACGGAACCCTTCATCTCTGGAGGCGACTTTTTTGAAATGGTTGACCATTATATGCTGATGTTGCGCAATATCAAGGAAGAAATCATTACTAATCAAAATTTCCAAGATCTAAAACTTATTCTTGCAGATGGAAGTGATGTTCAGACTATTGAAGCACTTGATAAGGCTTGCAAATCATCATCTACTGGCTTTAACTACGCTCGCAATCTATTCTTCTGTACTTTACTCTGTTACTACGATCGGTTTCATAATTTTGATGTCATGGCTATAAAGAAACTATTAACCTGGGCTATGATGATAAGAGTAGATATGCAACATTTAGGTTTTGACACCATCAATCGCTATGCTATAGGCTTAGGTGACAATGACAAATACAGTAATGCTATGCCTGTAATATCTATGATAACCTATGCTCGTAAGCACACCGAAATTTCCGGTATGCGACTTAATATGACTACAGACTTCAAAGATGCCAATGAAGAACGACAAAATTTGTATAATCAACTTCGCCAATTAAATGGATATGGATATTGA
- a CDS encoding ATP-binding protein, whose translation MKFYDRTSELQELHRIQKLSFDSHSRMTVITGRRRIGKTSLAVEATKGEYPTVYLFVSRKNEAALCAEFSQLIVSVLGCYIPAEIKSFRSLFQIIMELAKTQKFNLIIDEFQEFEKINPSVFSDVQNIWDQYRKETHVNLILMGSVFSMMHRIFEGAKEPLFGRADNIIRLTGFGTDTLKEIMNDYRPDYDNDELLALYSITGGVPKYIELLCENTDLSITGMLDYIVRDNSPFTDEGKNILIEEFGKDYGIYFSILSCIASGINNQSDIEAALGEISIGGQLRRLIDDYSLITRQRPIMSKERTQAIRYEINDNFLKFWFRYYDKNQSIVEIRNFVLLRQILESDYPTFSGLMLERYFRLKMIESHQYSAIGSWWERKKGKEANEIDIVGIRAEGKKALVAEVKRQRRNYDHNLFTGKVEHLKNAILSKYDIETCLWTMEDM comes from the coding sequence ATGAAGTTTTATGATCGTACATCTGAATTGCAGGAGCTGCATCGCATTCAGAAGCTCTCATTTGACAGTCATTCACGCATGACAGTAATTACAGGTCGGCGTCGCATTGGCAAGACATCGCTTGCAGTGGAAGCCACAAAAGGTGAATACCCTACTGTGTATCTGTTTGTAAGCCGCAAGAATGAGGCTGCTCTGTGTGCGGAGTTCTCGCAACTGATTGTCTCTGTTTTAGGCTGTTATATACCGGCGGAGATAAAGAGTTTCCGCTCACTTTTCCAGATAATTATGGAATTGGCAAAGACACAAAAGTTCAATCTCATAATCGACGAGTTTCAAGAGTTCGAGAAAATAAATCCCTCGGTTTTCAGCGATGTGCAGAATATTTGGGATCAATACCGCAAAGAGACTCATGTAAATCTGATTCTGATGGGTTCGGTGTTTTCGATGATGCACCGTATTTTTGAAGGAGCAAAAGAACCGCTATTCGGTAGGGCTGACAACATAATCCGTCTTACCGGATTTGGTACTGATACCCTTAAAGAAATAATGAACGACTACCGTCCCGACTATGATAACGATGAACTGCTTGCACTATATTCAATTACCGGCGGTGTCCCGAAATATATTGAACTACTGTGTGAGAATACCGACTTGTCCATCACCGGAATGCTTGATTACATCGTGCGCGATAACTCTCCATTCACAGATGAAGGCAAGAATATCCTGATTGAAGAGTTTGGCAAGGACTATGGCATCTATTTCTCAATACTAAGTTGTATTGCCTCTGGCATAAACAATCAGTCAGATATTGAAGCTGCATTGGGAGAAATAAGTATCGGCGGACAACTCCGACGACTGATTGATGATTATTCTCTTATCACTCGTCAGCGACCGATAATGTCGAAAGAGCGCACACAAGCCATCCGCTACGAAATCAACGACAATTTCCTGAAATTCTGGTTCAGGTACTACGACAAGAACCAATCCATCGTCGAGATACGGAATTTCGTACTTCTTCGGCAGATACTCGAATCAGATTATCCCACATTCTCAGGACTGATGCTCGAACGGTATTTCCGTTTGAAGATGATAGAGAGCCATCAATATTCAGCCATCGGCTCGTGGTGGGAACGCAAGAAAGGTAAAGAAGCCAACGAGATAGACATTGTAGGCATACGAGCCGAAGGAAAAAAGGCATTGGTAGCCGAGGTTAAGCGTCAACGACGCAATTACGACCATAACCTCTTCACCGGAAAGGTCGAGCATCTCAAAAACGCCATTCTCTCAAAATACGACATCGAGACTTGCCTTTGGACTATGGAGGATATGTAA
- a CDS encoding helix-turn-helix domain-containing protein: MEVRKICQWCGKPFIAQKTTTCYCSHQCSNLGYKERIRERKRQLKRSQELLQPRQAAEGQDFFSFAQAAKLMGVTRQYIYKLIKESKLRASRISGKKSLIRRADIELMMKTKPYERIVPKEDFDISEYYTAEEITDKYKVNAKWVWTYTRQHKVPKVRIRQFNYYSKKHIDAAFAKYEVDSDLTEWYTPEEIQEKYGMTRVAIRSQVYRNNIPSKKEHGQIFYSKLHFDLSKSSEQESKAEYYTVKEAMEKFKLSRDSVYGILQFHQINREKNGRFVRFLKIEFDRVMGVRM; encoded by the coding sequence ATGGAAGTAAGAAAGATTTGTCAATGGTGTGGGAAACCATTTATAGCTCAAAAGACAACGACCTGTTATTGTAGTCATCAGTGTTCCAATCTTGGCTACAAAGAACGTATTCGAGAGCGTAAGCGACAGTTGAAACGGTCACAAGAATTACTGCAACCTCGACAAGCTGCCGAGGGGCAGGATTTCTTCTCTTTTGCCCAAGCAGCAAAGTTGATGGGAGTAACTCGGCAATACATTTATAAATTGATAAAGGAATCCAAGCTTCGTGCTTCAAGAATCAGCGGCAAGAAGTCTCTTATCCGTCGTGCGGATATTGAATTGATGATGAAAACCAAACCTTATGAACGTATCGTGCCCAAAGAAGATTTCGACATCTCCGAATATTATACTGCCGAAGAGATTACAGACAAATACAAAGTCAACGCCAAATGGGTATGGACTTACACCCGACAACACAAAGTGCCAAAGGTGAGAATCCGCCAGTTCAATTATTATAGCAAGAAACATATAGATGCCGCCTTTGCCAAATACGAGGTGGATTCCGACCTGACCGAATGGTACACACCCGAAGAAATTCAAGAGAAGTACGGAATGACACGTGTCGCCATCCGTTCGCAGGTCTATCGGAATAACATTCCATCCAAGAAGGAGCATGGGCAGATATTCTACTCCAAACTCCACTTCGACCTCTCAAAGAGTTCCGAACAGGAGAGCAAGGCGGAATACTACACTGTCAAGGAGGCGATGGAGAAGTTCAAACTCTCTCGTGACTCGGTTTACGGTATTCTGCAATTCCATCAAATCAACCGTGAGAAGAACGGACGTTTCGTCAGGTTCCTGAAAATAGAGTTTGACCGGGTGATGGGTGTCCGTATGTAG